A region from the Panthera uncia isolate 11264 chromosome D3 unlocalized genomic scaffold, Puncia_PCG_1.0 HiC_scaffold_8, whole genome shotgun sequence genome encodes:
- the ZNF24 gene encoding zinc finger protein 24 codes for MSAQSVEEDSILIIPTPDEEEKILRVKLEEDPDGEEGSSIPWNHLPDPEVFRQRFRQFGYQDSPGPREAVSQLRELCRLWLRPETHTKEQILELVVLEQFVAILPKELQTWVREHHPENGEEAVTVLEDLESELDDPGQPVSLRRRKREVLVEEIVSQEEAQGLPNSELDAVENQLKWASWELHSLRHCDDDGRTENGALAPKQEIPSAVESHEVPGTLNIGVPQIFKYGEACFPKGRFERKRNPSRKKQHICDECGKHFSQGSALILHQRIHSGEKPYGCVECGKAFSRSSILVQHQRVHTGEKPYKCLECGKAFSQNSGLINHQRIHTGEKPYECVQCGKSYSQSSNLFRHQRRHNAEKLLNVVKV; via the exons ATGTCTGCACAGTCCGTGGAAGAAGATTCAATACTTATAATCCCAACTccagatgaagaggaaaaaatactgaGAGTGAAGCTGGAGGAGGATCCTGATGGTGAAGAGGGATCGAGCATCCCCTGGAACCATCTTCCTGATCCAGAGGTTTTCCGACAGCGATTCAGGCAGTTTGGATACCAGGATTCACCTGGGCCCCGTGAAGCTGTGAGCCAGCTTCGAGAACTTTGCCGTCTATGGCTCAGgccagagacacacacaaaagaacagaTCTTGGAGCTGGTAGTGCTGGAGCAGTTTGTTGCCATCCTGCCCAAGGAACTGCAGACCTGGGTTCGAGAGCATCATCCAGAGAACGGAGAGGAGGCAGTGACAGTGCTGGAGGATTTAGAGAGTGAGCTAGATGACCCTGGACAGCCG gtttCTCTCCGTCGACGAAAACGGGAAGTTCTGGTAGAGGAGATAGTATCTCAAGAAGAAGCTCAGGGATTACCAAATTCTGAGCTGGATGCTGTGGAGAACCAGCTCAAGTGGGCATCCTGGGAGCTCCATTCCTTAAGGCACTGTG ATGATGATGGTAGGACTGAAAATGGAGCCCTAGCTCCAAAGCAGGAGATTCCTTCAGCAGTAGAATCTCACGAAGTTCCGGGCACTCTCAATATAGGTGTTCCTCAGATTTTTAAGTATGGAGAAGCCTGTTTCCCCAAGGGcagatttgaaaggaaaagaaacccctCTCGAAAGAAACAACATATATGTGATGAATGTGGAAAACACTTCAGTCAGGGCTCGGCCCTCATTCTCCATCAAAGAATCCACAGCGGGGAGAAACCCTACGGATGTGTTGAATGTGGGAAAGCGTTCAGCAGAAGTTCTATCCTCGTGCAGCACCAGAGAgtccatactggagagaaaccctacaaatgtcttgaatgtggaaaagcctttagcCAGAATTCTGGGCTGATTAATCATCAGAGaatccatactggagagaaaccttatgaatgcGTTCAGTGTGGGAAATCTTACAGTCAGAGCTCAAATCTTTTTAGACATCAGCGAAGACACAATGCAGAAAAACTTCTGAATGTTGTGAAAgtttaa